One segment of Chlorocebus sabaeus isolate Y175 chromosome 26, mChlSab1.0.hap1, whole genome shotgun sequence DNA contains the following:
- the LOC119628073 gene encoding large ribosomal subunit protein eL21-like: protein MTNTKGKRRGTRYMFSRPFRKHGVVPLATYMQIYKKGDIVDIKGMGTVQKGMPHKCYHGKTGRVYNVTQHTVGIVVNKQVKGKILAKRINVRIEHIKHSKSRDSFLKRVKENDQKKKEAKEKGTWVQLKHQAAPPREAHFVRTNGKQPKLLEPIPYEFMA from the coding sequence ATGACgaacacaaagggaaagaggagaggcaccCGATATATGTTCTCTaggccttttagaaaacatggagtTGTTCCCTTGGCCACGTATATGCAAATCTATAAGAAAGGTGATATTGTAGACATCAAGGGAATGGGTactgttcaaaaaggaatgcCCCACAAGTGTTACCATGGCAAAACTGGGAGAGTCTACAACGTTACCCAGCATACTGTTGGCATTGTTGTAAACAAACAAGTTAAgggcaagattcttgccaagagaattaatgtGCGTATTGAGCACATTAAGCACTCTAAGAGCCGAGACAGCTTCCTGAAACGcgtgaaggaaaatgatcagaaaaagaaagaagccaaagagaaaggtacctGGGTTCAACTGAAGCACCAGGCTGCTCCACCCAGAGAAGCACACTTTGTGAGAACCAATGGGAAACAGCCTAAGCTGCTGGAACCTATTCCCTATGAATTCATGGCATAA